Proteins found in one Gemmatimonas sp. genomic segment:
- a CDS encoding sodium/solute symporter (Members of the Solute:Sodium Symporter (SSS), TC 2.A.21 as described in tcdb.org, catalyze solute:Na+ symport. Known solutes for members of the family include sugars, amino acids, nucleosides, inositols, vitamins, urea or anions, depending on the system.) encodes MTLGTPDPVAIAFFAVFIAITLGITYWAARRTQTADHFYAAGRSVTAGQNGFALAGDYMSAASFLGIAGLVSTSGFDGLIYSTGWLVGWPVVLFLIAEPLRNLGRYTFADVVASRLDPMPVRISATVGTLATIAFYLIAQMVGAGSLIRLLFGIPYETAVVIVGCAMMAYVLFGGMLATTWVQIVKAVLLLGGAATLAIMVLAKFGFDPRALFAAAAAKYGAGVLAPGKLVSNPLDAISLGMALMFGTAGLPHILMRFYTVPDARTARRSVFIATGLIGLFYLMTFVLGFGAMVLVTPESIKAIDAGGNMAAPMLAELLGGRAFLGFIAAVAFATILAVVAGLALSGAAAISHDIWASVIRKGHPKPGEEIKVARIATVVLAVVAMILGIAFKGQNVAFMVGLAFAIAASANFPALVLSVFWRRTTTAGAASSMIVGATSTLVLIALSPAVQIDLLHHATAIFPLKNPALVTIPLSFATGILVSLLRPDPASEARHEAIETRLLLGAD; translated from the coding sequence ATGACGCTCGGCACTCCGGATCCGGTGGCGATCGCGTTCTTCGCCGTCTTCATCGCCATCACCCTCGGCATCACCTATTGGGCGGCCCGCCGCACGCAGACGGCCGACCATTTCTATGCCGCCGGACGATCGGTGACCGCCGGCCAGAACGGCTTCGCCCTCGCCGGCGATTACATGAGCGCGGCGTCGTTCTTGGGTATTGCCGGCCTCGTGTCCACCAGCGGGTTCGACGGCCTGATCTACTCCACCGGATGGTTGGTGGGGTGGCCGGTCGTGCTGTTTCTCATCGCCGAGCCCCTGCGCAATCTTGGTCGGTATACGTTCGCCGATGTGGTCGCCTCCCGGCTCGATCCGATGCCGGTGCGCATCAGCGCCACCGTCGGCACGCTGGCCACGATCGCGTTCTATCTCATCGCGCAGATGGTCGGCGCCGGCAGTCTCATTCGCCTGCTCTTCGGCATTCCGTATGAAACGGCCGTCGTAATCGTCGGCTGCGCAATGATGGCGTACGTGCTCTTCGGCGGCATGCTCGCGACCACGTGGGTACAAATCGTGAAGGCCGTCCTGCTGCTGGGCGGTGCGGCCACACTGGCCATCATGGTGCTCGCCAAGTTCGGCTTCGATCCGCGCGCGTTGTTCGCCGCCGCGGCCGCCAAGTACGGCGCGGGAGTGCTGGCACCCGGAAAGCTGGTCAGCAATCCGCTCGACGCGATCTCGCTCGGTATGGCGCTCATGTTCGGTACCGCCGGCCTGCCGCACATCCTCATGCGCTTCTATACCGTGCCGGATGCCCGCACCGCGCGTCGTTCGGTATTCATCGCGACGGGACTGATCGGCCTGTTCTATCTGATGACGTTCGTGCTCGGCTTCGGAGCCATGGTGCTCGTCACGCCCGAGTCGATCAAGGCGATCGACGCCGGCGGCAACATGGCCGCGCCTATGCTGGCGGAGTTGCTCGGTGGACGCGCCTTCCTCGGCTTCATCGCGGCTGTGGCCTTCGCCACGATTCTGGCCGTCGTCGCCGGACTGGCGCTCTCGGGCGCCGCCGCGATCTCGCACGACATCTGGGCCAGTGTGATCCGTAAGGGACACCCCAAGCCCGGTGAAGAGATCAAAGTCGCGCGCATTGCGACGGTCGTACTGGCCGTCGTTGCCATGATCCTGGGCATCGCCTTCAAAGGGCAGAACGTGGCGTTCATGGTCGGTCTCGCCTTCGCCATCGCGGCCAGCGCGAACTTCCCGGCCTTGGTACTCAGCGTGTTCTGGCGCCGCACCACCACGGCCGGCGCCGCCAGCAGCATGATCGTGGGCGCCACCTCCACCCTCGTGCTCATCGCGCTGTCGCCGGCGGTACAGATCGATCTGTTGCACCACGCGACCGCGATCTTTCCGCTCAAGAATCCGGCGCTGGTCACCATTCCCTTGTCGTTCGCGACGGGCATTCTGGTGTCGCTGCTGCGGCCCGATCCGGCCAGTGAAGCCCGGCACGAGGCCATCGAAACTCGCCTGTTGCTGGGCGCCGACTAG
- a CDS encoding GGDEF domain-containing protein, with translation MFDRLALRTPFWGVITILAFAAAGLSASASVDAVPNVVDAAPLLSAAALIVAIAGWRLLHRELLHRMQEDESLRDRVRHLQDAMQSNVDGMFLLRAVRTAAGEITDFEIADVNGSGAATLYKTREQLVGRRIREALPTPMADMLFERYVDAFTLRTAVVEELRVDRRAVAASWLFHQAAPTADGLAVTVRDVSSHKRDELRMRKACLTDDLTRLYNRRGFMTLAEQHLRIARRQGKDAVVMYVDMDEFKQLNDSHGHATGDRALIAVSRLLRSTVRDCDVVARMGGDEFTILALDADVMGARAIQKRLDERLALFNASGELPMPLSLTVGHTRVRPSDTSSVSELLARADQLLYARKRRRQMTKVAEARQREHAPQRAPRRAPRLTPMPVPAEVAAIARAAAMALPMASASMTSAVSSMASPAVSGTFLPTHAA, from the coding sequence ATGTTCGATCGACTCGCTCTTCGCACACCGTTCTGGGGCGTCATCACGATCCTCGCGTTCGCGGCCGCCGGCTTGTCGGCCAGCGCGTCGGTCGATGCCGTCCCCAACGTCGTGGATGCGGCACCGTTGCTGTCGGCCGCGGCGCTCATCGTCGCGATTGCCGGCTGGCGTCTGCTCCACCGCGAGCTGCTCCATCGCATGCAGGAGGATGAGTCGCTGCGCGATCGGGTCCGTCACCTGCAGGATGCGATGCAGTCGAACGTGGACGGCATGTTCCTGCTGCGCGCCGTGCGCACGGCGGCCGGCGAGATCACCGACTTCGAAATAGCCGACGTAAACGGCAGCGGTGCCGCCACGCTTTATAAAACGCGCGAGCAACTCGTCGGTCGCCGCATCCGTGAGGCATTACCGACGCCGATGGCCGACATGCTCTTCGAGCGCTATGTCGATGCGTTCACGCTACGCACCGCGGTGGTAGAAGAGCTCCGGGTCGACCGCCGCGCGGTCGCTGCGAGTTGGCTCTTTCATCAAGCCGCACCGACCGCCGATGGATTGGCCGTGACGGTGCGCGACGTCTCCTCGCACAAGCGAGATGAACTTCGTATGCGGAAGGCGTGTCTCACCGACGACCTCACGCGCCTGTACAACCGCCGCGGCTTCATGACGCTTGCCGAGCAGCATCTGCGGATTGCGCGCCGACAGGGCAAGGACGCGGTGGTCATGTACGTCGACATGGACGAATTCAAGCAGCTCAACGACAGCCACGGCCACGCCACCGGCGATCGTGCCCTGATTGCCGTGTCGCGCTTGCTGCGCAGTACCGTTCGCGACTGCGACGTGGTCGCGCGCATGGGCGGTGATGAATTCACGATTCTCGCTCTCGACGCCGATGTGATGGGTGCCCGTGCGATCCAGAAGCGCCTCGATGAACGGCTCGCGCTGTTCAACGCGTCGGGAGAACTGCCGATGCCACTGTCGCTCACGGTGGGACATACGCGCGTCCGGCCAAGCGACACGTCATCGGTGAGTGAGTTGCTCGCCCGTGCCGACCAGCTGCTGTACGCCCGCAAGCGTCGCCGTCAGATGACGAAGGTGGCGGAAGCGCGCCAGCGCGAACACGCGCCGCAGCGTGCACCGCGACGTGCGCCACGGCTCACGCCGATGCCGGTCCCGGCCGAGGTGGCCGCGATCGCACGCGCCGCCGCGATGGCCCTCCCGATGGCGTCCGCGTCGATGACATCCGCCGTGTCCTCGATGGCGTCACCCGCCGTTTCGGGCACCTTTCTGCCTACACACGCGGCATGA
- a CDS encoding ATP-binding protein, producing MLSSPRAARADSWPLGWVASTSTAIVACALWQQAPGWASLVVALVASASAVWMLHTMRRPRGISAATVALLAITVTVAVGETATLFSVRRDWGAWSAGEREDRAQRVAASLTDVASTLRRVAEERVLDTLNVASPPLEGAVESALLVFRNGTLVARAGQTRTPIMPGAPVGVRLVDGAFHTSLVARARSADGRVEAVTVALVSSAPPADRFARPLLRTLSGRVDVAHTIIESPDSTNVAVGSTVVVVPDGPNRLARVRALSFSEGETQLSLLQRARARTNLTLGLALLGMLVGAWRRPARTGQRVAAAAAAVLAIAVAPLTALSNVSALFDPASYFAAMGGPLTSNVAALLMTTALALAVLLLVLRTSFQKPSRWIAAAVVIIVASGGPFLLRDLARGIALPAAGAGFGLWIAWQLALALAGVSILLAGAAAGQAALGPRRGLPSSVAPLLALITGVFAPILWDAPGGWPAWYPALWVAAIGSLALTRRGLAQVAAAAVVAGAGAATLTWGATVRARMALAQHDLERIEAVDENAYRLLERFATAMREETRPVRSTDALLRRYAASELALAGYPARLARWVPGNSTTPVSELSLAPVNDTIGAQAVIATMARESGVVEIRAVGDGPTTLLVAAVPAPDSVVTTIAVPPRTRLLPLDPFAAFTGVTGARGTEAPYRLALAVPLPGDSIAHPLEWRRRGDAMHGDGVAGTGIDVRRVHVEVDLRTLDVLLPRGALLVLLDVIAVMLLWSATALADGALGRLLRVRRVRWSRSYRVRLSGALLAFFIVPATIFAAWAWYRLQDDDRAARELLVRETLRVAAAEQEQRSVGTSPSSTGAPLFLYRDGQLVTASDSLLDALAPLGRLLPVSLGTGDFSTDDFGTDDVFATRRIAVGDARTLVGFRHLAPTSPSVLATPARGDEFALDARREDLGILLLFATMIGALAALWSSGLAARSLARPVGALREAALAIAAGGQAPALGTAPATEFAPVYRAFGRMADDLATSRAALEAAQRRTEAVLQHVASGVLALRSVSRGAAPGGDILIANPRAEAMLGVSLRTSGVSLHSLPVTLAPLVERSVAFLSATNDEEAFELLVLGRQMRARLTRLPSGAVLTLDDVTELASAQRVLAWGEMARQVAHEIKNPLTPIRLGVQHLLRAYRDKRGDFGEILDTNVSRVLAEIDHLDEIARAFSRYGTAPEDRTPAVPVDVAAVVLDVMALERLGEDGEREAGIRWHIDAPEPGAEQVVALALRDELKEVLLNVLENARLAGAGTVVVHVEGTATHVVIDVKDDGSGIPADVLPQVFEPHFSTRTSGSGLGLAISRRLIEGWGGTIGLTSTPGDGTTVRLTLRRATRR from the coding sequence ATGCTCTCATCACCCCGCGCGGCGCGCGCCGATTCGTGGCCTTTGGGATGGGTCGCGTCGACTAGCACCGCGATCGTTGCCTGCGCACTCTGGCAGCAGGCGCCGGGGTGGGCGTCGCTGGTCGTGGCGCTCGTCGCAAGCGCGAGTGCGGTGTGGATGCTGCACACGATGCGACGTCCCCGCGGCATTTCCGCGGCAACGGTCGCGCTACTCGCGATCACCGTCACCGTGGCGGTTGGCGAAACCGCGACCCTCTTTTCGGTTCGCCGGGATTGGGGGGCGTGGTCGGCGGGAGAACGAGAGGATCGGGCGCAGCGCGTGGCCGCAAGCCTGACCGACGTCGCGTCGACATTGCGACGAGTGGCCGAAGAGCGGGTGCTGGACACGCTGAACGTCGCGTCGCCTCCGCTGGAGGGTGCGGTGGAGTCGGCGCTGCTGGTGTTCCGGAACGGCACGCTGGTGGCGCGCGCGGGTCAGACGCGCACACCCATCATGCCTGGAGCACCAGTCGGTGTGCGGCTGGTGGACGGCGCGTTCCATACCTCGTTAGTGGCACGCGCGCGCTCAGCCGACGGACGGGTCGAGGCCGTGACGGTGGCGCTGGTGTCGTCGGCCCCGCCGGCGGATCGCTTTGCCCGACCGCTGCTGCGCACGCTCTCCGGCCGGGTCGATGTGGCGCATACGATCATCGAATCACCGGACTCGACCAACGTGGCGGTCGGTTCGACGGTGGTCGTGGTACCCGATGGGCCGAATCGGTTGGCGCGGGTGCGGGCGTTGAGTTTTTCGGAGGGTGAGACCCAGCTCTCGCTGCTGCAGCGCGCGCGGGCGCGAACCAATCTGACCCTTGGTCTCGCCCTCCTCGGCATGCTGGTCGGCGCCTGGCGCCGACCGGCGCGCACTGGGCAGCGCGTCGCGGCCGCCGCCGCGGCAGTGCTCGCGATCGCGGTGGCGCCGCTCACCGCGTTGTCGAATGTGAGCGCGTTGTTTGACCCCGCGAGCTACTTCGCAGCGATGGGTGGCCCGCTCACGTCGAACGTGGCGGCGCTCCTGATGACCACCGCCCTGGCCCTCGCCGTGTTGTTGCTCGTGTTGCGCACGTCGTTTCAGAAGCCGTCGCGATGGATCGCGGCGGCGGTGGTGATCATCGTGGCGTCGGGCGGACCGTTCTTGTTGCGCGATCTGGCCCGCGGCATCGCGCTGCCCGCAGCCGGCGCGGGGTTCGGGTTATGGATCGCATGGCAGCTCGCGCTCGCACTAGCCGGTGTGTCGATCTTGCTCGCGGGTGCGGCAGCGGGGCAGGCCGCCCTCGGCCCTCGTCGCGGCTTGCCATCCAGCGTCGCACCGCTGCTCGCTCTCATTACCGGCGTTTTCGCCCCGATCCTGTGGGATGCCCCGGGGGGATGGCCGGCGTGGTATCCGGCGCTCTGGGTGGCTGCCATTGGCTCGCTGGCGCTCACGCGGCGCGGTCTCGCGCAGGTCGCCGCGGCCGCCGTCGTGGCCGGCGCCGGCGCGGCGACGCTCACCTGGGGCGCCACGGTACGTGCGCGCATGGCGCTCGCACAACATGACCTCGAGCGCATTGAAGCCGTCGACGAGAACGCGTATCGGTTGCTCGAACGGTTCGCGACCGCGATGCGCGAGGAAACGCGTCCGGTGCGCAGTACTGACGCGCTGTTACGACGATACGCCGCGAGTGAACTCGCGCTTGCCGGGTATCCGGCACGGTTGGCACGCTGGGTGCCAGGCAATTCCACGACGCCGGTGTCGGAGCTGTCACTGGCGCCGGTCAACGACACGATCGGCGCGCAGGCCGTGATTGCGACCATGGCGCGCGAGAGCGGCGTCGTGGAAATCCGCGCCGTGGGCGACGGACCGACGACGTTGCTGGTGGCCGCGGTTCCAGCGCCGGACAGCGTCGTGACGACGATTGCGGTGCCGCCCCGCACGCGTCTGCTCCCGCTCGATCCATTCGCTGCGTTTACCGGCGTCACGGGGGCACGCGGGACGGAGGCACCCTACAGACTCGCCCTCGCCGTGCCGCTGCCCGGCGACTCGATCGCGCACCCTCTCGAATGGCGTCGGCGTGGCGACGCGATGCATGGCGACGGCGTCGCCGGCACGGGCATCGATGTGCGGCGCGTGCACGTGGAAGTGGATCTCCGCACGCTCGATGTGTTGCTGCCGCGGGGAGCCCTGCTGGTGTTACTCGATGTCATCGCGGTGATGCTGCTCTGGTCGGCGACGGCACTCGCTGATGGCGCGTTGGGCCGACTGCTTCGCGTGCGACGGGTGCGATGGTCGCGTTCGTACCGCGTGCGATTGAGCGGTGCGTTGCTCGCGTTCTTCATCGTGCCGGCGACCATCTTTGCCGCCTGGGCATGGTATCGATTGCAGGACGATGACCGCGCGGCGCGCGAGTTGTTGGTCCGTGAAACGCTGCGCGTGGCGGCGGCCGAGCAGGAACAACGATCGGTCGGGACGTCGCCATCGAGTACCGGCGCGCCGCTGTTTTTGTATCGCGATGGTCAGCTTGTCACGGCCAGTGACTCGCTGCTCGATGCCCTCGCACCGCTTGGTCGATTGTTGCCGGTGTCACTCGGCACCGGCGACTTCAGTACGGACGACTTCGGCACCGACGACGTGTTCGCCACTCGACGCATCGCGGTCGGTGACGCGCGCACGCTGGTGGGCTTCCGGCACCTCGCGCCGACCAGCCCATCGGTCCTGGCCACGCCAGCGCGCGGCGACGAGTTCGCGCTCGATGCCCGTCGCGAGGATCTCGGTATCCTGCTGCTCTTCGCGACGATGATCGGAGCGCTGGCCGCGCTCTGGTCGAGTGGGCTCGCCGCGCGGTCATTGGCGCGACCGGTCGGCGCGTTGCGCGAAGCGGCGCTGGCCATTGCCGCCGGCGGTCAGGCCCCCGCGCTCGGCACCGCGCCGGCGACGGAGTTTGCGCCGGTCTATCGCGCCTTCGGGCGGATGGCCGATGATCTGGCCACCAGTCGCGCTGCGCTCGAAGCCGCGCAAAGGCGCACCGAGGCTGTGCTCCAGCACGTGGCCAGCGGTGTGCTGGCGTTGCGGTCTGTATCACGTGGTGCCGCACCCGGTGGCGATATCCTGATCGCCAATCCTCGTGCAGAGGCAATGCTTGGTGTGTCGCTGCGCACCTCAGGTGTATCGTTGCACTCGTTGCCCGTCACGCTCGCTCCACTTGTGGAGCGCTCCGTGGCGTTCCTTTCGGCCACGAACGACGAGGAAGCGTTCGAGCTCCTGGTGCTGGGAAGACAAATGCGCGCACGACTCACGCGATTGCCGAGTGGTGCCGTGCTGACACTCGACGACGTCACCGAGCTCGCATCGGCGCAACGGGTGCTGGCGTGGGGCGAAATGGCGAGGCAGGTCGCGCACGAGATCAAGAATCCGCTCACGCCGATTCGACTCGGTGTGCAGCACTTGCTGCGCGCGTATCGCGACAAGCGCGGCGATTTTGGCGAGATCCTGGACACCAACGTGTCGCGCGTTCTGGCGGAAATCGATCATCTCGATGAGATCGCGCGGGCGTTCAGTCGGTATGGCACCGCGCCCGAAGATCGCACGCCGGCGGTACCGGTGGATGTCGCAGCGGTGGTGCTCGACGTCATGGCGCTGGAGCGTCTGGGCGAAGACGGCGAGCGCGAGGCCGGCATTCGCTGGCACATCGACGCCCCGGAGCCGGGGGCCGAGCAGGTCGTCGCGCTGGCCCTGAGAGACGAACTGAAAGAAGTGCTGCTGAACGTGCTCGAGAACGCCAGGCTGGCCGGCGCCGGCACGGTCGTCGTTCACGTGGAAGGCACGGCCACGCACGTGGTGATCGACGTGAAAGACGATGGTAGCGGCATCCCTGCCGATGTGCTGCCGCAGGTGTTCGAGCCGCACTTCTCCACCCGGACGAGTGGGAGTGGCCTGGGGTTGGCGATCAGCCGCCGGCTGATCGAAGGGTGGGGCGGGACGATCGGCTTGACGAGCACGCCGGGGGACGGAACGACGGTTCGTCTCACGCTCCGACGCGCCACTCGCCGCTGA
- a CDS encoding aldehyde dehydrogenase family protein translates to MIFRAVNPATGVALHEFPPLTTSERAALIERVHRQQQQWRHTTHAQRTPFVAALGVALHAHREALAEWLSLEMGKPIVAARAEVDKCVSLCAQAPALAQVALADDVLLQDDVSDVRIQYAPLGSVLAIMPWNFPYWQALRFAVPTLLAGNGVLIKPAGSVPGGARLLDACFTEARATARAADSSMPDAPCHMAFIEVDALDGVVADDRIAGVTLTGSDRAGRHVASVAGQHLKKVVLELGGSDPFIVLPDADIALAAAQAVAARTVNSGQSCIAAKRFIVCDAVYDEFLELFVSGMRALRVGDPRDEATQIGPIATESVRDGLAKQVTDSIAAGARALVGGSTEGLAGFFYPPTVLVDIPDDAPASREELFGPVASVFRVADVDAAIAKANDTPFGLGASVWTRDHGLATKCIEAIDAGMVFVNEMVVSDPRYPFGGVKQSGMGRELGPLGFREFTNPKAVRRARLPERPL, encoded by the coding sequence ATGATATTCCGCGCAGTAAATCCGGCGACCGGCGTCGCCCTACATGAGTTTCCGCCGCTCACGACGTCAGAACGCGCCGCATTGATCGAGCGCGTGCATCGCCAACAGCAGCAATGGCGTCACACCACGCACGCGCAGCGTACGCCATTCGTCGCCGCCCTCGGTGTCGCGTTGCACGCTCACCGTGAAGCGCTCGCCGAGTGGCTCTCGCTCGAGATGGGCAAGCCGATCGTGGCTGCCCGCGCGGAAGTCGACAAGTGTGTGTCGCTCTGCGCACAAGCGCCGGCGCTGGCACAGGTCGCACTGGCCGACGACGTCCTTCTCCAGGACGACGTGAGCGATGTGCGCATTCAGTACGCGCCACTCGGCTCAGTGCTCGCCATCATGCCGTGGAATTTTCCGTACTGGCAGGCGCTGCGATTTGCCGTGCCCACGTTGCTGGCCGGCAACGGGGTGCTGATCAAGCCGGCCGGCTCCGTGCCCGGTGGTGCGCGACTGCTCGATGCCTGCTTCACCGAAGCACGCGCGACCGCACGTGCCGCCGACTCCTCCATGCCCGATGCACCGTGCCATATGGCCTTCATCGAGGTGGACGCACTCGACGGCGTCGTCGCCGATGATCGTATCGCGGGAGTGACGTTGACCGGCAGTGATCGCGCCGGCCGACACGTAGCGTCGGTGGCGGGACAGCATCTCAAGAAAGTCGTGCTCGAACTGGGCGGCAGTGATCCGTTCATCGTGCTCCCCGATGCCGACATCGCGCTCGCAGCGGCTCAAGCGGTTGCCGCCCGTACCGTGAACTCGGGACAGTCGTGCATCGCGGCCAAACGGTTCATCGTGTGCGACGCCGTATACGACGAGTTTCTGGAGCTGTTCGTGAGCGGCATGCGCGCCCTGCGCGTGGGCGACCCGCGAGATGAAGCCACGCAGATCGGACCGATCGCGACCGAGAGCGTACGCGATGGACTCGCGAAGCAGGTGACCGACTCGATCGCGGCCGGGGCGCGTGCCCTCGTGGGCGGCTCCACCGAAGGGCTAGCGGGATTCTTCTATCCGCCCACGGTGCTGGTGGATATTCCCGACGACGCACCGGCATCGCGCGAAGAGTTGTTCGGTCCGGTGGCATCGGTGTTTCGCGTGGCCGATGTCGATGCGGCGATCGCCAAAGCGAACGACACCCCGTTCGGACTGGGCGCCAGTGTGTGGACGCGTGATCACGGACTCGCCACGAAGTGCATCGAGGCGATCGATGCCGGCATGGTGTTCGTGAACGAGATGGTGGTATCGGACCCGCGCTATCCGTTCGGCGGCGTCAAGCAATCCGGCATGGGCCGCGAGCTCGGCCCACTCGGATTCCGCGAATTCACCAACCCGAAGGCGGTTCGACGGGCTCGTCTTCCTGAACGCCCCCTATGA
- a CDS encoding DUF485 domain-containing protein, whose product MTPSSTDRAAQIAATRTLALTRWRVAAILTLLMVGVYFGFILLVAYRPALLGGLVSEGLSLGIVLGALVIVSAWVLTLIYVQWANRVYDPALAALRAMPGSDAAARGTHDAHGAPQGGAR is encoded by the coding sequence ATGACGCCTTCTTCGACTGATCGCGCGGCGCAGATCGCCGCCACGCGCACCCTCGCCCTCACGCGCTGGCGAGTGGCCGCGATCCTGACCCTGCTCATGGTCGGGGTCTACTTTGGCTTCATTCTCCTCGTGGCCTACCGCCCGGCCCTGCTCGGTGGGCTCGTGAGCGAGGGCCTGTCCCTCGGCATCGTGCTGGGCGCGCTGGTCATCGTGTCCGCCTGGGTGCTGACGCTGATTTACGTGCAGTGGGCCAACCGGGTGTACGACCCGGCGCTGGCCGCGCTCCGTGCCATGCCGGGCTCCGACGCCGCCGCGCGCGGCACGCACGACGCACACGGCGCCCCGCAGGGAGGCGCCCGATGA
- a CDS encoding serine/threonine-protein kinase — MSQSTPPPDHRQTTSPAPHLEAWSLPPGWSWGHEAIQREHRHYQEVIDALGRSLSLVSAPDASHDEWLKNEARALAHRNHPSVPTTYHYWASYQESRRGPGYLRRWIGGETVYSRVTRLGPEAIPFALQVLREAGSTLAYLHDTGAAHGAISASTIWLTPGGRLWVLGWEWVLPRDQRPAGLQPDAAYTPWPPEWSAAEWRPTSASDQWQLAAMLFTMLTGETPPEHDVPPISLLRPDCPQALAAVLERALAPKPEDRFPSIAAMLRDMDRHVSVRQVMIAPEGDELPPALDSAEARLRWATADDYEILAPLGSGMFGSVWRARDLSLSREVAIKVLHPHIAKDDTAVARFRREARLAAQLAHAAIVPIYDTDSRGDIVWYTMELAEGGSVASLVSRSGPRQFEEIAPQVDEVLEALHAAHTSGIIHRDLKPENILIDRYRRWRIGDFGIAYALGEERAGTSGTPSFAAPEQLLGEAQGPATDCYALASIVYFVLTGRAPFGDGPAETILAQQLSGSLAARLEDDGFPEALGGWLLNGLAARMEDRFADALEMRIAWRQVVRATRRAEDQRPWWRRLIGGVQEDEPVEPPSGW; from the coding sequence ATGAGTCAGTCCACGCCTCCTCCCGACCACCGGCAAACCACGTCGCCGGCTCCGCATCTCGAGGCGTGGTCGTTGCCCCCCGGCTGGTCGTGGGGGCACGAGGCGATCCAGCGCGAGCATCGGCACTATCAGGAAGTGATCGACGCGCTCGGGCGGTCGTTGTCGCTGGTGAGTGCGCCGGATGCGAGCCACGATGAGTGGCTGAAGAACGAGGCGCGCGCCCTCGCTCACCGCAATCATCCGTCGGTTCCCACCACGTACCACTACTGGGCTTCCTATCAGGAGAGCCGTCGTGGTCCGGGGTATCTCCGTCGCTGGATCGGCGGGGAAACGGTGTATTCGCGCGTCACCCGGTTGGGCCCGGAAGCGATCCCGTTCGCGCTGCAGGTGCTGCGTGAGGCCGGGAGCACGCTCGCCTACCTGCACGACACCGGCGCCGCGCACGGCGCGATCTCGGCAAGTACCATCTGGCTCACGCCGGGCGGACGACTCTGGGTGCTGGGATGGGAGTGGGTCCTACCGCGCGATCAGCGACCGGCCGGACTTCAGCCCGACGCGGCCTACACGCCGTGGCCACCGGAGTGGTCGGCCGCCGAGTGGCGTCCGACGTCGGCGTCCGATCAGTGGCAGCTGGCGGCTATGCTGTTCACGATGCTGACTGGCGAGACGCCGCCCGAGCACGACGTACCGCCCATCTCGCTGCTGCGCCCGGACTGTCCGCAGGCCTTAGCGGCGGTACTGGAGCGTGCGCTGGCGCCCAAGCCGGAAGACCGCTTCCCGAGCATCGCGGCGATGCTGCGTGACATGGACCGGCACGTGTCGGTGCGGCAGGTGATGATCGCGCCCGAGGGCGACGAGTTGCCGCCGGCGCTCGACTCGGCGGAGGCGCGACTGCGCTGGGCCACGGCCGACGACTACGAAATTCTGGCGCCGCTCGGTAGCGGCATGTTCGGTAGCGTGTGGCGCGCGCGCGACCTGTCGCTGTCGCGCGAAGTGGCCATCAAGGTGCTGCATCCGCACATCGCCAAGGATGACACGGCGGTGGCACGCTTTCGTCGGGAGGCACGACTCGCGGCGCAACTCGCGCACGCGGCCATCGTGCCGATCTACGATACCGATAGTCGCGGCGACATCGTGTGGTACACAATGGAACTGGCCGAAGGCGGATCGGTGGCCAGTCTCGTGTCGCGCAGTGGACCGCGTCAGTTCGAAGAAATCGCGCCGCAGGTGGATGAAGTGCTCGAAGCGCTGCATGCCGCGCACACGAGCGGCATCATTCACCGCGACCTGAAGCCGGAGAATATTCTTATCGATCGGTATCGCCGGTGGCGGATCGGTGACTTCGGTATCGCGTACGCGCTCGGTGAAGAGCGTGCCGGTACGTCGGGCACGCCGTCGTTCGCCGCACCGGAGCAGTTGCTCGGAGAGGCGCAGGGACCGGCGACCGACTGCTACGCGTTGGCGAGCATCGTGTACTTCGTTCTCACCGGACGTGCACCGTTCGGCGATGGCCCGGCCGAGACGATTCTGGCGCAACAGCTGTCCGGTTCACTCGCGGCGCGGCTCGAAGACGACGGATTCCCCGAAGCGCTGGGTGGGTGGCTGCTGAACGGACTGGCGGCGCGGATGGAGGATCGCTTCGCAGATGCACTCGAAATGCGTATCGCCTGGCGACAGGTGGTGCGTGCGACGCGTCGTGCGGAAGATCAGCGCCCGTGGTGGCGGAGACTCATAGGGGGCGTTCAGGAAGACGAGCCCGTCGAACCGCCTTCGGGTTGGTGA